From the Lathyrus oleraceus cultivar Zhongwan6 chromosome 3, CAAS_Psat_ZW6_1.0, whole genome shotgun sequence genome, the window ATGGGAAAGTGATGCATTCCACTGGGTATAAAAATGGGAGAGAGTTTAAAGATGAACATGTTCTTGTTGTTGGTTCTGGGAATTCTGGTATGGAGATTTCTTTAgatttggccaattttggtgcCAAACCTTCTATCATTGTTAGAAGTCCGGTAAAAATCTTTCTAATAATTTAAAACATTCAGCTCTTATCGCTTTGATTCGTACGGAAAAAATTATGATATCTTAATGGTTTAATTATTATATATCTGTAGGTTCATTTTCTTTCAAGGGATATGATGTATTATGCTGGTGTTTTGATGAGTTATCTATCACTAAGCACAGTGGAGAAACTAGTGGTGATAGTTAGCAGAATTGTGTATGGAGATCTGAGTAAATATGGCATACCTTTTCCTAGTGAGGGTCCTTTTACTATGAAGAATAAGTATGGAAAATTTCCTATAATTGATTTGGGAACAGTTAAGAAAATCAAATCTGGAGAGATACAGGTATATGTGTATTTTTTGCTCATGTGAATTGAATTAAATTGCTGCAAATCTATACATGGCCTTCAAAAACTTGAGACAGCTTGGCTGCACATAGCCTCCATAAACTTGAGACGAATGTGGTCGCAGAGATATAAAAAGAAAGGTGTAGATGTATAGTTCATTTAATCTTTTATAGAGACAGAGTGATGAGTGACATAATATTGTTGTAGGTGTTGGGAGCTGAAATAGAGAGTATAAGAGGTAACCAAGTGTTGTTCCGTGATGGAAAGTCCTACCCATTTGACTCCATTATATTCTGTACAGGCTTCAGCAGATCAACTCAAAAATGGCTTAAGGTATTgtatctttttcttttttttttgttaagTAGTGAAATGATCGGAATTTCACCCTAAAAGATAAATAAGAAGGATGTCGTGTATTCGAATCATTGTCCTTACAAACAGATGTCTTTGCACGGTTACCAATACACAACTACTAGCAGAGCTGAGTTGACGAGACTCAAGTTCTTCTATTCTAATAATCTTTTATTGAATACAATGTCAAGTGCAATCTAAACTAATGTAATGGTTTATTTAATTTGAATAGGGAAGTGATGATCTTTTGAATGAGGATGGTTTTCCAAAGCCTGGTTTACCATACAATTGGAAGGGTAAGAATGGTTTGTACTGCGTTGGATTGTCAAGGAGGGGGTTTTATGGAGCTAACCTTGATGCTCAAAATGTAGCAAATGATATTGCCTTGTTagttcctcaagatgaaagaaAATGAGTTGTGACTGTCATGTGATGTGTTTTGTATGTTTGAAACGAGGAATGTGGTTTCGTGTGATTTAAGATGGACCATACAAGTGATGTTTAAGAACTAAATGATCATAATGTATAATTTGGTTACCACGATTATTGATACTTTAGTTCTTGTTTATGATTATTGAAAAAATGTATGTTTAgtttttaatttctttttcaTTTCTCATTGATGCAAGTAGAAAATAGTCGCATTTCCTTTGGTGTGTTTGCATTAAGGACAACCTCAAATAGTTTGAGGATCTCTTCGGTTTGGTTCAACAACAGTTTATCCTTTATGAGAAGGATTATTGTATTGCTAGAGAAGAAGGAAAGCAAAATCATATTTTGACAATCCTTGCAACTCATATATAGCTTTAGAACATCACAAAAGAGCATCTTGTTTAAGAATGAGATATGTTCATTGTTGGCGCAACCATCCTAGGTCATAAGTGTCACTCGTTGTCACTCCGATCTCGCCATAATTACAGGAACCGTGGTGAAAATAGTCAAACTAAGATGGGAATGTCTCCATATTCAATGCAAATTAGATTTCTTAGTAGACATGTGTGCCATCATAATGGTACTAGTAATTCACCACCTTAAAACTCCGACTGTAACGAGTTATTCTCCACCTGAAGGCGTCTATGAATCCTAGATTCCCTTAATGgatttttttatattattattacgACGATCTTTTTTTCAACGAACATTTCAGGAGAAAACTTATGATTATTTGGTTCCCTATTTATTGAGTAAGTCGTCAAATATAACACCATATTGTTGACCTGTGATTTTTTGTTAAGTAGGAAAGTCAAGTTAGAGCTACATTTAGTAAAATATTGTGTAACAAATGATAGACAAGAGTCGACAGGGATGACACGTCGATTAGATGTTCTCAACTGACATCTTAAGATGTTAGTTTCAGAAAATCTCAAGGAGATATCTTGAGAAATTAGTTGAAGGAGTCTCAGGAGTAGACTTAAGTGATTACTAAACACCATGTCGAGGGATGACTCTCCGACAGGCTCTGAATACGTAGAAGATTAAGGAAACCAAAGATGAAGGATTTTATACGCTCAATGACTTTCTTCAACGAGCAAGCAGTTACTAACCTCTAAGCAGTTAGAGAACGTGGGATAATAGTTTCAAAGTTTCAAAGTTTCATTGATGTGATGTGTATAGGGTGAACAATGTCGAAGAGTTCAAAAACGCCCCTATTCTTCCATTCGATCATGATGGAAAGTGGAATTTTTGGAGGGGGCATCTGTTGACCTGAGATTTTCTGTCTAGTACGAAAATCAAGTTAAAGCTACATTTGGTAAAATACTAAGTGTAACAAGTGATAGTCAAGAGTCGACAGTGAtggtgaaggtgagaaaaatacacaagaaggAGGGGGTGAATTGTGTATGTTAATTCTTTTTCTACTACTGAAAAACAAGTTCAGAGTCTGAACACAGAGTTAGTTTCTAATGGAATGATAAACAATCAGAAGTAAGAAATAAATCAACACATAGTTTATCCTGATTCCTCTCTTAAATTGAGAGTAGTCTAGTCCCCTCGTCCAACAAGATATTTTTCACTATAATCAATCATGATTACAACTTTGCGCAATCAAACCAGAAAGAGACTCCACTGTTCAATCAATCCATAAAAAGACTTATGCTCAAGAAATCTTGTAAGAGATTTATACTCAATCACacctgaaagagacttcactACTCAAGCACAAAGGCAAGAGACTTCACTGCTCAAGCAACCTTGCAAGATACTTCATCTACTTTAAACAAACAGTTTAGTAAAAATAATTACAACTATACTTAGATACACAATCAGAAGAATAGAAGAATTGCAACAACTACAATGTTTCTTAACACTTAAGTtttctaagatatacaaagataagaaatcttaagagCTTATGCAAATAAATAGATGAAAGTTtatgtaggtgtttaattggctgcattgtatggtaaaacactagctggattctaatgtcttgactgatgtcatgacatgttgtgaaggtgtttgtgtgactgcgttgtaggttagaatatctaactgtactctgatgtcttgactgatgtcatgacacacttgagtagtttactgcaggattagctaatacaggatttattgaatgtcaaattggatgtggtgacattcatccctgtcagcaaatactgaggaatagaacagttggtgttctgttagagctcagtattcttttccagtctggttatcaaggaaataccagacctggcataaggcctactatctgaatgtcaaactggatgttatgacattcatcatggacagcatatactgaacaatagacagagtggtgttctgctacacttcagtatgtttctcaatctgttcttcaaaaggataacagaactgatttaaggctaaatgtgtaaatgtcaaattggatactttgacatgtattaatgtaagctgctactgtagaatggacagtttggtcctgtacagttcaacaaacttgtacagtctgttttcaggaaaaacagacttagcatatggtccttgatgtcaagctgaatgttgtgacattcattcctgacagcatatgctagattgtaggttgtttagtttttctgtttcgcTTTTTCTCAcgctattcttcagggattcaacagctgagagaaaatccaggaaatcaacaaccaagctacatttaatgaacctaacaaatagcctatttgttagtaacctagatatggaATTTAGGGAAACTCGTGTGACCCgaaattcaggagaatacaagtgcaaaggcccaagtactgcaatataaaaggaagtcgttccttcattcagaactggggattttaaggcgtgaagatttagtgtgtccatcatacttcactgctgtatttttgtgagtcttgtattagacatatcttgtaaaccaaactattatcacgtagatgattgctttggtatagggtgttcattgagttgtaagtgttgtgccactctaagcttttaagcgtgagtgctgtgtatcttgattaaagctgttaagcacaatcaagaattgtttgaagtgtgacttcaaaattgtctttaatattgattaaaggtagtaatcactgaggtgattgagggggagtgagtaggaactctgatcttagtgtaagattgaaattgcattgggtagggattaagtgaagagttgtaaacgggtgagtttagctttgaattaatactactaatagtggatttcctccctggcttggtagcccccagacgtaggtcatgttggactgaactgggtaaacaattacttgtgttatttactgcacttacttttaaggtttgcataattcttgtctgtgcagatttggatgtcataacaacccgtgtgacatcgaaagtctgataactagaatttcaattggcatcagagcaggtaccctgcctgttaatttctgggtgagatctagggaagttactttctagtaccatggacaaggatataggacactcaaatagaccacccatgttggatggctcaaactatgatgactggaagcctcgtatgatagccttcttaaggtctctagatagcaaagtctggagagctgtcaacaaaggatgggaacatccaacgaagacaggtgaagatggagtcagtgtgcaaattcctgaagaagagtgggacaaggaacaagaggcattagcccttggaaattctaaggccttgaatgcactgttcaatggaatcagtaagaacatcttcaggctggtacaccactgtgagctagctaaggaagtttgggataccctcaaggtaactcatgaaggtacttccaaggtaaagatgtccaaacttcagatgctgaccaccaagtttgaaaatctgaggatgaaagaggatgagactattcatgactttcacatgaatattcttgaaagTGCAAACACCTCCGGTGgattaggtgagaaaatggctgaagagaaacttgtaagaaagattctcaggtccttgcctaagaggtttgctatgaaggtcacaaccatagaagaggctcaagatatctgcaagatgaaggtagatgagctcattggttccctcaaaacctttgaaatgggcttatgtgaggatgctgacaggaagaacaaaagcatagAATTTGTATCTAACACTGAAGAGAAGTCAGAAGAAGGAATCAGTGGAGGATATGGAAGCATCTCTGAAGCCATTGtcatgcttggaagacagttcaacaagttcataaagaaggtgGATCAACAGGGTAtacctaatgtcaagaacatcccgtctgacataaggaaaagatcaacttctgaagaaaagttcaaccaaggcaagggaatccagtgccatggatgtgaaggatatggtcatattaaggctgaatgccctacctttctcaagatgcaaaggaaagggctatctgccacctggtcagaggaagacactgagagtgaatctgaaggagaatctgctaaacatgtcacagctctgaccagtgtctgtgaTTCAGAGGATGACTCAAGCGGAGATGAGCTCAacttggatgaacttgctgcctcatataaagaactatgtgttaaaagtgcagaagtatgtatccaaggagaaaagcagaagaaactcatcaaagagctagaaTCTGAGAAACAggagcagctgaaagtcatagagggtctgaatGGTGAGATTTCTTTGCTAACTTCgaagctagaccaaatgaccaaatccatcagaatgttgagtaaaggatctgacaccttggaagagattctaaaaGTGGGACAAAAGTCAGGAACCATATCTGGTTTAGGATTCACTAAGAACTCTTCACCTGAACTCAAAAAGTCTAAGGCTggagttcagaaattcaagcagaagtcacatTCAATGTCTCAACATTAGAGAACCAGAATGAGCAAACATCAGAAGAaaaaatttcagagatggagatgtcattaccgtggtagattcggtcacataaaacccttctgctatagactgcatggttacccaaaccagacctcgcaaggtaggcctaagaagaaggtgtctaagcataatgtccccattaagaaacaaacatgggcggctaagcagacacctcaggtcaatcctaagcagcAGACATCTAAGCTTCATCCCTCTCCtgagaatcaacaatgtgttgctaaccttgctcacacatctccaagggcacctatcagacaagattggtaccttgatagtggctgctcaaggcatatgactaggatgagcaacctagtggtgaatctacaaCCTCCTACCATCAAgtttgtgacatttggtgatggaactaAAGGAGAAGTCAAGGGCGTTGGTAGGCTGGACTGTCCTGAAGCTCCAAAACTGAgtgatgtattgttagtaaaaggactaactgtaaacctcataagcataagccagctatgtgaccaaggatgcaaggtggaatttactaagggaggatgtgtggtgttgaatggttgcaatcaggaagtgatgagaggagacagatccaaagataactgctatctatgaAAATCTAAAGACTCATTCTACTTCCCCaagtgccccttagccaaggGAGACCAGGAAGGGAAactgggacatggaagacttgatcAACTTCGtgtaaaaggaatgaagaagagcATTTCCAAGGGAACTATGAGAGGAGTCCCATATCTGTCTTTAGATAAAAGgacagactgtggaaaatgtctgattgaaagTTATGAGTCATTGGCACCTGttggtcatcatacaaatgaTATGACAGCAAGGGATAAACAGATGTGTGTATTATCGTCTGCAGAAACTAACTACCTAGCGTCTGGTAGCAGGTGGTCAGCCCTAGtatggaggaacctgatgcagactgagtacaatgtcacccggaatgtcatgacattgtacgtTACTCAGTTTGACAATAGTAAGGGCAAAAAGGGAATGTGTACGTCTGATAatttatagcaactaatgaagttagttagctactgtttagtaagtcaaattattaaacaacaaatagtgtgctctgagtggtcaaaaactaatagaccttactcttgcatCAAGCGTTTCACATTCCGTCGCTTCAACTCTCATTCGTGCAAACCTTCTTCCAAAGAAACGGTTCAACTCTCCTCTGAGATATTCAGCATGGCACACCAATCCGATACCACCTCCTACACTACCGTGTCTGATTCCCACAACACGGAGTCTTGCAACCCTAACCGGGAGGAGGTTGGTGTCAACGCTGCAACGTCTtcccatgcaagaagaccaaAAGAAACGGTCTCCAGAATCTCCCCAGCTATCGCTCTGGACAACCCTTCAAAGGAAGgatcgaggtatgtgcataatgccATTGCTTCCATTGTCACTAAGATTCTGTCCGGTGatcagaatgttcctggggtttccgttcccttgaacactatcatacccGATGATGTTGCATGTCGAGAAACCGCAGTTGTGTTAAGAGAGAATGTGTCTGGACTACCTGAAGAGGGTCCTAAGAATGATAAACCTGTAAACaaggtgagaggtgagaaggtcAGTGTCACTCAAGAAGTTGATGACAACCCTAGAGTTGACACAGTTAAcctggaagagttctctgataatgaactgttGGCCTCAGTTATCCCTAGCATAGCCAAGAGGGTTAGAACTAGGAGAGAGAAAAAGACTGTGGAGGTCGATGAGACAACCTCTCCCAAGCAAATAGTGACAGAGAGTGCACGCAAAAGAAAAGGACATGGACCTGCtaaatcttggagcaaagaggtgcccaagaaaatgaagaccaaggcGGTTGTGGTGGAGTCTGATTCGGATGTtccatgtgatgtcacaacatccctgtccaagaagaagccaacctctagcaagttggctgctagtgttccagaggtacccattgacaatgtgtccttccactttgcctctagtgtgaacaggtggaagtatgtctaccacaaaagactggccttggagagggaactggctcagaatgccttggagtgtaaggagattgtggacctgattaaagaggcagggctaatgagaacgatgactcaactcccaaagtgctatgagaccttggtgaaggagttcattgtcaatCTGTGAGAGGAGTGTGCAGATGGGAAGTCCAGAGAatttagaaaggtctatgtgcgtggcaagtgtgtgaccttttccccctcagtaatcaatctgtatttgggaagacgagatgaagtgcaaccagagcttgaagtgactgacaacagaatctgtcaagtcatcactgcaaatcaagtccggaagtggcctcttaaagggaagctggtggccagccaactcagtgtgaaatatgccatgttacacaaagttggagctgcaAACTGGGTCCCTACTAATCACAAGTCAACAGTGTCTGTGATGTTAGGAAAGTTCATCTATGATGTTGGTACCAAGGCAAAGGTGGACTATGGTacctacatctttgatcagaccatgaaacatgctggaAGTTTCAGTGTGAAGGCACCTATAGCCTTTCCGTCTCTCATTTGTGGCATTGTGTTGAATCAATCATGATTACAACTTTGCGCAATCAAACCAGAAAGAGACTCCACTGTTCAATCAATCCATAAAAAGACTTATGCTCAAGAAATCTTGTAAGAGATTTATACTCAATCACacctgaaagagacttcactACTCAAGCACAAAGGCAAGAGACTTCACTGCTCAAGCAACCTTGCAAGATACTTCATCTACTTTAAACAAACAGTTTAGTAAAAATAATTACAACTATACTTAGATACACAATCAGAAGAATAGAAGAATTGCAACAACTACAATGTTTCTTAACACTTAGGTtttctaagatatacaaagataagaaatcttaagagCTTATGCAAATAAATAGATGAAAGTTtatgtaggtgtttaattggctgcattgtatggtaaaacactagctggattctaatgtcttgactgatgtcatgacatgttgtgaaggtgtttgtgtgactgcgttgtaggttagaatatctaactgtactttgatgtcttgactgatgtcatgacacacttgagtagtttactgcaggattagctaatacaggatttattgaatgtcaaattggatgtggtgacattcatccctgtcagcagatactgaggaatagaatagttggtgttctgttagagctcagtattcttttccagtctggttatcaaggaaataccagacctggcataaggcccactatctgaatgtcaaactggatgttatgacattcatcatggacagcatatactgaacaatagacagagtggtgttctgctacacttcagtatgtttctcagtctgttcttcaaaaGGATAACAAAATTTAtttaaggctaaatgtgtaaatgtcaaattggatactttgacatgtattaatgtaagctgctactgtagaatggacagtttggtcctgtacagttcagcaaacttatacagtctgttttcaggaaaaacagacttagcatatggtccttgatgtcaagctgaatgttgtggcattcattcctgacagcatatgctagattgtaggttgtttagtttttctgtttcgctttttctcaggctattcttcaggaattcaatagctgagagaaaatccaggaaatcaacaaccaagctacatttaatgaacctaacaaatagcctatttgttagtaacctagatgtggaatttaggggaactcgtgtgaccttaaattcaggagaatacaagtgcaaaggcccaagtactgcaatataaaaggaagtcgttccttcattcagaactggggattttaaggcgtgaagatttagtgtgtccatcatacttcactgctgtatttttgtgagtcttgtattagacatatcttataaaccaagctattatcacgtatatgattgctttggtatagggtgttcattgagttgtaagtgttgtgccactctaagcttttaagcgtgagtgctgtgtatcttgattaaagctgttaagcacaatcaagaattgtttgaagtgtgacttcaaaattgtctttaatattgattaaaggtagtaatcactgaggtgattgagggggagtgagtaggaactctgatcttagtgtaagattgaaattgcattgggtagggattaagtgaagagttgtaaacgggtgagtttagctttgaattaatactactaatagtggatttcctccctggcttggtagcccccagacgtaggtcatgttggactgaactgggtaaacaattacttgtgttatttactgcacttacttttaaggtctgcataattcttgtctgtgcagatttggatgtcataacaacccgtgtgacatcgaaagtctgataactagaatttcagtttAGCTCAAAGTTTGTACTCAACATGTTCTGTTATATCGTGTAGTAGTTGTTAACCTTCCTTCAAATCTTCGACTCCCTTTTATAGAGGCAGATAAAAGTGTCATTGGAAAGTTGTTTGCACAAGAGAACCTTTTGAAATGTAGCAGCTTAAAGAGAGAGTCTTTGGAAGACAAATCCTGTTAATATCTTCAACCAATGTATAAAAACACAGTCCACTGCATACTAGGTATAAACCAGATCAGGAGGGTGAACTAGACAAGTCACATCATCTTTTCTTGAGCCTTGCACTAAGAAACTTTAGTTGACTGTTATCCTAAGTATGATGTTGACAAGATAGGTTTGCTAGGGGTGTAGAGTATGGACCAGAGGCCGAGCTTTTCAAGATGAGGTCTCTAGAGTCTGAGTTATCACCAAAGGCAGAATTATCATGACCAGATTATGATCCTTCAGAGTCATCAGATTCTAATCCATCAGAATCTGAGACATTTAGGTTGTCAATAAATGCTTCCAGCAGGGTCAATTCAGAGTAGAATTTAAGCTTTATGATCCTAAACACTTGAACATATGTCAATATACCTAATtgttctttaagtactttgttatcatcaaaactcaatcgatatgaacaaatcttgttctaacaacccccccccccccttttgatgatgacaagCAAATGTATTTAAGAATAATGCTCGGTTAGTTTAACTAAATTGACAACATCAGAGTCTGAGGTTTGTTAGCTCCCTCTGAGTCTAATAGGTCTAAGGTTGAGTTTTGTAAGTTTCCCCTAAGTCATATCCAAGTTATTTAAACTTATCTTGATAGCATAAAACATATATGTTCAGATTTAAGTATTAAAAAAATTATGATGAATAaatgaatttcaaaaatactTTCATCCTCTTAAATATTCCTTATCAATGATCCAATCGCTAGAGAAGAAGAAAACAATATTCAACTAATTGAGCACAAATTATAAAAAAACAGTTTTTAATTTcatcatttatttttaattaagtAAATGAGACAGAAAGCAAAAACATATATGATTTTAAGtaaatattaacattaaataaaaataaagaaaacgTAGAACAATTCTAAGTCCTAACGTTATGGTTTCTTCAAAATATCCCGAACAACTTTAAGGTCAGCACTCATAATGTTTTGTCTAATATTCCTAGacttcatccattcatccatttcAGCTTGCTTGATAGCCATGGCTTATTGAGTAGCAGCAACAGAGACCAGTTTTGCTTACAAAAGCTCTTGTCTTTTGCTAGAAGACGTGACAAATTCTGAAGTGGCATCCTTCAAATTCTGAATAACTAATACAACAGA encodes:
- the LOC127125453 gene encoding probable indole-3-pyruvate monooxygenase YUCCA10 — its product is MQVAPVIIIGAGTSGIATAASLTKQSIPFIILERENCFASLWQNYTYDRLHLHLRKQICELPYFPFPSSYPNYVPKKQFIQYLDSYVKNFNINPLYNRKVVLAEYFEDDEKWRVEAENRSSGEVEEYSGRFLVVASGETAEPRVPEVLGLESFNGKVMHSTGYKNGREFKDEHVLVVGSGNSGMEISLDLANFGAKPSIIVRSPVHFLSRDMMYYAGVLMSYLSLSTVEKLVVIVSRIVYGDLSKYGIPFPSEGPFTMKNKYGKFPIIDLGTVKKIKSGEIQVLGAEIESIRGNQVLFRDGKSYPFDSIIFCTGFSRSTQKWLKGSDDLLNEDGFPKPGLPYNWKGKNGLYCVGLSRRGFYGANLDAQNVANDIALLVPQDERK